The following DNA comes from Nocardioides sp. JQ2195.
CAACTGGCTGGCCTTCGGGCTGGCGATCGTCTTCGGCGACATGAGCGACACGTTGAGCCCGTCGGGCGGCACCTGGTGGAGCCTGCCGGTGACGCTCACCCAGTCGCTGGTCTACCTCGCGCTGGCCCTGTGGGCGGCCAAGCAGATGGGGTTGTCGAGGTCGACCCAGCGGTCCGTTTTGGCGGCGTCGCGGGGTCGCGTGTAAGGTTTCCTTTCGGTTCCTCGGGAGCCGAAACCATTGGGATATGGTGTAATTGGCAACACGACTGGTTCTGGTCCAGTTATTCTAGGTTCGAGTCCTAGTATCCCAGCGAAGTCGCAGCCCCGGCTGCGATTTGGAGCGAGAACAAGGCTTCGGCTAAGGTTTCGCTCGGCTTCGAGAGAAGCAGTTGCCCCCGTCGTCTAGCGGCCTAGGACGTCGCCCTCTCACGGCGGTAACGCCGGTTCAAATCCGGTCGGGGGTACAAAACCCCAGCAGGGCCCGGTCATCACGACCGGGCCCTGCTGCTTTGTGCGCGTCCCTGCATCAACCTTCTGCATCAACGTCATACGCCCCGGTCGCGATGACAACCGGAGCGTATGACGTTGCGCGGGGCGTATGACGTTGCGCGGAGCGTATGACGTTGCCCGGGGCGGGTGCCGTCAGCGCGGGGGCTTCACCAGCAGCACCGCACACTCGGCGCCCAGCAACACCCTCTGTGCGACGCTGCCCATCAGCAGCTTTCCGACCGGGGAACGCCGCCGGATGCCGAGGACGACCAGGATCGCCTCGGTCTCCTCGATCGTCTGCAGCAGCTGCTCGGCGACGTCGTGGCCGAAGCTCTGCCGCACCTCACAGTCGACCCCCGAAGAGCTCAGCTGCTCCTCCAGGGAGGCCAGCTGGGCAGTCGAGGCGAAGTGCTCGTCCACGTAGGCATCGCCCCGGCTGGCGTTGGCGACCAGCACCCGGGCCCCACGCAGGCGGGCCTCCTCGAGGGCACGTTCGACACCTGTGGCGCCGTACTCGTCAGGGCTGTAGCCGACCACGATCGTTGGCTTCATCAGTGCACCAGCTCCTTCTCGTTGTCGAACCCGTCCGAGCCCCGGGGTCCGGCGGGACCGTCGATGTCGTCGGGGTCACTCGGATTGTTGCGCCCCCGCGCCTTGAGCACCAGGGGTACGACGATCACCAGCGCAGCGATCACGTAGAGCGCGATCCCCAGCTTCTCGCTCCACAGGGCCGACAGGTCGCCACCGGAGATCGCCAGGGCCTCACGGAACCGGGTCTCCATCAGCGGCCCGAGGATCACCCCGATGATCAGCGGCAGCACCGGCAGTGCGAAGCGTCGCATCATGAAGCCGACGAGTCCGAAGACCAGCAGCAGGAAGATGTCGAACGCACGCTGGCTCGCGGCATAGGCGCCGAGTGAGGCGAAGAACAGGATCCCCGAGTAGAGGTAGGGCCGAGGGATCGAGAGCAGCTTGGCCCACAGCGGCGCCAACGGCAGGTTCAGCACCAGCAGCAGGGCGTTCCCGATCAGCAGGCTGGCCAGCAGGGTCCACACCAGGTCCGAGTGGTCCGTCATCAGCTGGGGACCGGGCTGGATGCCGTAGGAGGTGAGAGCGGCCAGCATCACCGCTGACGTGGCGGTGACCGGGATGCCCATCGCCAGCAGGGGCACGAAGGTGCCGGCGGCCGACGCGTTGTTGGCTGCCTCGGGGCCGGCGACCCCCTCGATGGCGCCGTTGCCGAACTCGTCCTTGTTTCGCGCCAGCTTTCGCTCCAGCAGGTAGGAGAGGAACGTCGGGGTCTCCGCGCCACCGGCGGGGACGGCACCGAAGGGGAACCCGAGCGCGGTCCCACGAAGCCACGGCTTCCAGGAGCGGCCCCAGTCGTCCTTGCCCATCCACGGCTGCCCGACGGGGATGATCTCCAAGGGCTTGCGGCGCAGGTGCGCCGCCACCCAGAGTGCCTCGCCGAGGGCGAAGATGCCGACCGCGACGATCACGATGTCGAGACGTCCACCGAGCTCGGGCCGACCGAAGTCGAGTCGCGGCTGGCCGGTGTTGAGGTCCATCCCGATCAGGCCGAAGGTGAGGCCGAGGAACAGGGAGATCCACCCGCGCAGCTTGGATTCACCGAGCAGGCTGGTCACCAGGACCATGGCCAGCACGATGATCGCGAAGAACGACGGAGCGCCGATGGTGACCGCGAAGTCGGCCAGGACCGGGGCGAAGAAGACCACCAGCAGGGTGCCGATGGTGCCGGCGATGAAGGAGCCGATCGCGGCAGTGGCCAGGGCCTGCGCGGCCCGGCCCTTCTTGGCCATCTTGTTGCCCTCGATCGCGGTCATCACCGACGCCGACTCGCCGGGTGTGTTCAGCAGGATCGAGGTCGTCGACCCGCCGTACATCCCGCCGTAGTAGATCCCGGCGAACATGATGAAGGCCTGCGTCGGCTCGAGGCCGAACGTGACCGGCAGGAGCAGCGCCACGGCCATCGCGGGGCCGATGCCGGGTAGGACACCGACGAAGGTGCCCAGCAGGACGCCGATCGCGGCGTACATGAGGTTCTCAGGGGTCAGCGCGGCGCCGAGGCCGTCTGCGAGGAGTCCGAGGTTGTCCATCAGAGGATCCCGTCCAGGATGCCGGGCGTGAGCGGGATGCCCAGGCCGACGTAGAAGCCGTACCAGCTGCCGACCGACATCACCGCGCCGACGATCACGTCGCGGATCAGGGTGCGGCTGCCGAGCGACCAGGCCGCTCCGGCGAAGAGGAACGCGCCCACGATCGCCCAGCCGAGCCAGTTGACGGTGGCGACGGTGATCAGCAGGACGGCGACCAGCTTGGCCACGGTGACCCAGTCGGCCGGCACGGTGAGGTCGACGTCCTCGCCCGCCTCGGCCTGGGGAGTGTCACCACGCAACGTGGCCAGCACGAGCAGCGCGGCGAGCACGAGCATCACCGAGCCGATCACGTAGAGGAACATCTTCGGCCCGACCGGGTCGGCGAAGCCGACGGTCAGCGTGGTGGCGTCGTAGAGCGTGTAGGCCCCGATCGCGGCGAGCAGCGCGGCGACGCCGAGCTGTGCCCGATCCTGTCTCCTGGCCGGCGACGTGGTCGGTGACGCGTCCGGCGACGTGGCCGGCGACGTGCCCGGCGACGTGCCCGGGGTGGTTGCGTGTGAGCTCACAGTCCCAACTCCTTCATGGTGTCCTCGACCCGGGCGTTCTGCTCCTCGAGGAAGCTCTTGAAGTCGTCACCGGTCTTGAACTCGTCGATCCACTTGTTGTCCTTGAGCGCCTTCTGCCACTCGGGCGACGCGTGCATCTCCTTGAGGTAGTCGATCATCGCGTCGCGACGCTCCTCGGAGATTCCGGGCGGGGCGAGCACGCCACGCCAGTTCGTGAAGACCAGGTCGACGCCGGACTCCTTCAGCGTGGGGAACTTGCTGAACATCTCGCCCTCGAGGCGCTTCTCACCGGAGACGGCCAGCACCCGCAGCTCACCCTCCTTGATCTGGCCCTCGAACTCGCCGAGCCCGGAGAAGCCGACCTTGATCTTCTCGCCGAGCAGGGCGCTCGTGAGCGGGCCGCCACCGTCGTAGGGGACGTAGCGGACCTCGCGTGGTGCGATGCCGACGGTCCTGGCCAGCTGCATCGGGAAGAGGTGGTCGGGTCCGCCGGGGGACGAGCCGCCACCGACGGCGATCTGGTCCGGGCGCTTCTTCCAGTCCTCGAGGAAGTCGTCGACCGTCTTGTACGGCGAGTCGGCCGGCACCAGGATCCCCTCCTGGTCCTCGATCAGCTGGGCCAGGGGCGTGGCGTCCTGGAGCTTGTCGTCCAGCCCGAAGGAGTACGCCGACCCGACGACGCCGAGACC
Coding sequences within:
- a CDS encoding universal stress protein; this translates as MKPTIVVGYSPDEYGATGVERALEEARLRGARVLVANASRGDAYVDEHFASTAQLASLEEQLSSSGVDCEVRQSFGHDVAEQLLQTIEETEAILVVLGIRRRSPVGKLLMGSVAQRVLLGAECAVLLVKPPR
- a CDS encoding tripartite tricarboxylate transporter permease — encoded protein: MDNLGLLADGLGAALTPENLMYAAIGVLLGTFVGVLPGIGPAMAVALLLPVTFGLEPTQAFIMFAGIYYGGMYGGSTTSILLNTPGESASVMTAIEGNKMAKKGRAAQALATAAIGSFIAGTIGTLLVVFFAPVLADFAVTIGAPSFFAIIVLAMVLVTSLLGESKLRGWISLFLGLTFGLIGMDLNTGQPRLDFGRPELGGRLDIVIVAVGIFALGEALWVAAHLRRKPLEIIPVGQPWMGKDDWGRSWKPWLRGTALGFPFGAVPAGGAETPTFLSYLLERKLARNKDEFGNGAIEGVAGPEAANNASAAGTFVPLLAMGIPVTATSAVMLAALTSYGIQPGPQLMTDHSDLVWTLLASLLIGNALLLVLNLPLAPLWAKLLSIPRPYLYSGILFFASLGAYAASQRAFDIFLLLVFGLVGFMMRRFALPVLPLIIGVILGPLMETRFREALAISGGDLSALWSEKLGIALYVIAALVIVVPLVLKARGRNNPSDPDDIDGPAGPRGSDGFDNEKELVH
- a CDS encoding tripartite tricarboxylate transporter TctB family protein encodes the protein MSSHATTPGTSPGTSPATSPDASPTTSPARRQDRAQLGVAALLAAIGAYTLYDATTLTVGFADPVGPKMFLYVIGSVMLVLAALLVLATLRGDTPQAEAGEDVDLTVPADWVTVAKLVAVLLITVATVNWLGWAIVGAFLFAGAAWSLGSRTLIRDVIVGAVMSVGSWYGFYVGLGIPLTPGILDGIL
- a CDS encoding tripartite tricarboxylate transporter substrate-binding protein, producing the protein MPRTTRPRGRARWAPLLVLALVALAGAGCGVTRGDPSKDMTMLIPNSPGGGYDQTGRAAVAAMEAGDITGGTFEVHNITGAGGTIAFSELMRSDDEHTMLTVGLGVVGSAYSFGLDDKLQDATPLAQLIEDQEGILVPADSPYKTVDDFLEDWKKRPDQIAVGGGSSPGGPDHLFPMQLARTVGIAPREVRYVPYDGGGPLTSALLGEKIKVGFSGLGEFEGQIKEGELRVLAVSGEKRLEGEMFSKFPTLKESGVDLVFTNWRGVLAPPGISEERRDAMIDYLKEMHASPEWQKALKDNKWIDEFKTGDDFKSFLEEQNARVEDTMKELGL